In the genome of Prunus dulcis unplaced genomic scaffold, ALMONDv2, whole genome shotgun sequence, one region contains:
- the LOC117612828 gene encoding BURP domain protein RD22-like isoform X1, which yields MGFHLPLIFAILSLAAVALANHAAQPAPQLYWNSVLPNTQMPRSISELLHPDSTNEEKSTNIVNAVGDGKNKRSYSLSNYGKRPPSSVGDGKSKRSYSLSNYGKRPPPSVGDGKSKRNYSLRNYRKPPPASDEGKPEIFPSNKKHYSLRNYRKPPPASDEGKPENIPLRNSGYQRKNYGGRPPASDEGKPDSQLLHYRDLAIFFFEKDMRPGATMQFQFPRNSNTATFLPRESAQSIPFSSNKLPEIFNHFSVKPTSVEAKTIKQTIEECEAPGLKGEEKYCATSLESMVDFSTSKLGTRNVEAISTEVLERGATMSMHNYTTMPGLKKLAGDKVVVCHKENYPYAVFFCHAIKQTEAYVLSLKADDGMKVKAVTICHLDTSEWDPEHMSFQILNVKPGTTPICHFISTDAIAWVPKHKSA from the exons ATGGGGTTTCATCTCCCACTCATCTTTGCTATTCTCAGT CTAGCAGCGGTTGCACTGGCAAACCATGCTGCTCAACCAGCACCTCAACTTTACTGGAACTCCGTCCTGCCAAACACACAGATGCCAAGATCTATCAGTGAACTTCTGCATCCTG ACTCcacaaatgaagaaaagagcACAAATATCGTGAATGCTGTTGGGGATGGAAAGAACAAACGAAGTTACAGTCTAAGCAATTATGGAAAACGTCCTCCTTCATCTGTTGGGGATGGAAAGAGCAAACGAAGTTACAGTCTAAGCAATTATGGAAAACGTCCTCCTCCATCTGTTGGGGATGGAAAGAGCAAACGAAATTACAGTCtaagaaattatagaaaaccTCCTCCTGCATCTGACGAGGGCAAACCTGAAATTTTCCCATCGAACAAAAAACATTACAGTCtaagaaattatagaaaaccTCCTCCTGCATCTGACGAGGGCAAACCTGAAAATATCCCATTGAGAAATTCAGGTTACCAACGAAAAAATTATGGAGGACGTCCTCCTGCATCTGACGAGGGCAAACCTGACAGTCAACTACTCCATTATAGAGACTTGGCTATTTTCTTCTTCGAGAAGGACATGCGCCCTGGCGCAACAATGCAGTTCCAATTCCCTAGAAATTCAAACACGGCTACTTTCCTGCCACGTGAAAGTGCTCAATCGATCCCCTTCTCCTCTAACAAACTACCAGAAATTTTCAACCATTTTTCAGTGAAGCCAACATCTGTGGAAGCCAAAACAATTAAGCAAACAATCGAAGAGTGTGAAGCTCCAGGCCTTAAGGGAGAGGAAAAATATTGCGCCACATCTTTAGAATCAATGGTTGATTTTAGCACTTCGAAGCTTGGAACAAGAAACGTTGAAGCAATCTCGACGGAGGTATTGGAAAGAGGAGCCACCATGTCCATGCACAACTATACGACAATGCCGGGACTGAAGAAGTTGGCAGGTGACAAAGTCGTTGTGTGTCATAAGGAGAACTATCCCTATGCTGTGTTTTTCTGCCATGCAATAAAACAAACAGAAGCTTATGTTCTCTCCCTGAAAGCCGATGATGGGATGAAGGTTAAAGCAGTAACCATCTGCCATCTAGACACATCAGAATGGGACCCAGAGCATATGTCCTTCCAAATCCTCAACGTTAAGCCCGGAACCACTCCCATCTGCCATTTCATTTCCACTGATGCTATTGCCTGGGTTCCAAAACACAAATCTGCATGA
- the LOC117612828 gene encoding BURP domain protein RD22-like isoform X2 — protein sequence MGFHLPLIFAILSLAAVALANHAAQPAPQLYWNSVLPNTQMPRSISELLHPDSTNEEKSTNIVNAVGDGKNKRSYSLSNYGKRPPPSVGDGKSKRNYSLRNYRKPPPASDEGKPEIFPSNKKHYSLRNYRKPPPASDEGKPENIPLRNSGYQRKNYGGRPPASDEGKPDSQLLHYRDLAIFFFEKDMRPGATMQFQFPRNSNTATFLPRESAQSIPFSSNKLPEIFNHFSVKPTSVEAKTIKQTIEECEAPGLKGEEKYCATSLESMVDFSTSKLGTRNVEAISTEVLERGATMSMHNYTTMPGLKKLAGDKVVVCHKENYPYAVFFCHAIKQTEAYVLSLKADDGMKVKAVTICHLDTSEWDPEHMSFQILNVKPGTTPICHFISTDAIAWVPKHKSA from the exons ATGGGGTTTCATCTCCCACTCATCTTTGCTATTCTCAGT CTAGCAGCGGTTGCACTGGCAAACCATGCTGCTCAACCAGCACCTCAACTTTACTGGAACTCCGTCCTGCCAAACACACAGATGCCAAGATCTATCAGTGAACTTCTGCATCCTG ACTCcacaaatgaagaaaagagcACAAATATCGTGAATGCTGTTGGGGATGGAAAGAACAAACGAAG TTACAGTCTAAGCAATTATGGAAAACGTCCTCCTCCATCTGTTGGGGATGGAAAGAGCAAACGAAATTACAGTCtaagaaattatagaaaaccTCCTCCTGCATCTGACGAGGGCAAACCTGAAATTTTCCCATCGAACAAAAAACATTACAGTCtaagaaattatagaaaaccTCCTCCTGCATCTGACGAGGGCAAACCTGAAAATATCCCATTGAGAAATTCAGGTTACCAACGAAAAAATTATGGAGGACGTCCTCCTGCATCTGACGAGGGCAAACCTGACAGTCAACTACTCCATTATAGAGACTTGGCTATTTTCTTCTTCGAGAAGGACATGCGCCCTGGCGCAACAATGCAGTTCCAATTCCCTAGAAATTCAAACACGGCTACTTTCCTGCCACGTGAAAGTGCTCAATCGATCCCCTTCTCCTCTAACAAACTACCAGAAATTTTCAACCATTTTTCAGTGAAGCCAACATCTGTGGAAGCCAAAACAATTAAGCAAACAATCGAAGAGTGTGAAGCTCCAGGCCTTAAGGGAGAGGAAAAATATTGCGCCACATCTTTAGAATCAATGGTTGATTTTAGCACTTCGAAGCTTGGAACAAGAAACGTTGAAGCAATCTCGACGGAGGTATTGGAAAGAGGAGCCACCATGTCCATGCACAACTATACGACAATGCCGGGACTGAAGAAGTTGGCAGGTGACAAAGTCGTTGTGTGTCATAAGGAGAACTATCCCTATGCTGTGTTTTTCTGCCATGCAATAAAACAAACAGAAGCTTATGTTCTCTCCCTGAAAGCCGATGATGGGATGAAGGTTAAAGCAGTAACCATCTGCCATCTAGACACATCAGAATGGGACCCAGAGCATATGTCCTTCCAAATCCTCAACGTTAAGCCCGGAACCACTCCCATCTGCCATTTCATTTCCACTGATGCTATTGCCTGGGTTCCAAAACACAAATCTGCATGA